The segment GGCGCATACGGTGGTGCAAATGTCCCCCACCACCATCAAGGAAAAAACGCAGCTCCGTCACTCGTCAGCCCAACTTGCTTTCTGTTAACTGCTACGTTGCATGTAATATTGACTGTTACCCTATCACTTCGAGGTTTACTTCCCAAGCTCTTCTAGGCCATCATATATCTTCTCCCTTATTCATAACAGTAATAATCATGAATCACCAACATCCCCcacaaacaaatgaaacaggAAAATAGACAGATCGAACTTTCTGCCTGTTTGGagttgtagttttttttttttttttttgtgtgtggatTGAGTATGTTGATTTCAGTAAGGAATTTGATTATTAGAAGTCTGTCCATGTCTTTTGTATCCGTTCCAGCTTTTTTCTACTTTATATACAGGTTTCTCTATTATATTACCTATGAAGTAACAAATGTCTATCGGTAATTGGCTATGCCCAGTTGAATTGGGATCGGTTCTAAGTATAGCATCAAACACTATATTTGTTTGTTTAAGGGACAACTATTTGGTTAACGGCCGACGGCAGGGATAACAAGTtgttgagatttttttttttggtagaaaaagaaataattaaacaattaCAATAGATAAATTATACTTAAGAGGTGATAGACTTGTGGCGATCTCTTTCTAATAAAGCTCGTAATCAGAGCCGGTAAGACTCTAAATAAGGAATCTTGTTTTACTGATTATTTATATTGTACAAATTATTTAGGTAAAAGAATCTCTCTAGTTAAATTGattcttttcaaaaaaattaaagcaATTTAGCCccaattaattttcaaaattagcaACTAAGAATAATTAAACACAATGTTAATATTTTTTGTCAATTGTACATATCTTTTATTggtataataaaaatttagcccTCAAAGTTTACACgttttgtcaatttagtcttaatttaacaaatttagcttacaATATTTACACATTCGACAAATTTGGTCCTTGATTTAAAGCCTGCAATATTCAATATTTTGTCAACATTTATCcaaaatatataaacatcaagggttaaattattatatataccaataaaaatatgtataattaattaaaacattaacattATGATTAATTTTCCTTAGCTACTCACTTTCTAAATTGTTCTAATTTTTTTAGAGGGATTGAAAAAGTGTTGTtaccaatttttataattttataaaatttataagtaTTTGTTAGCATGACATGAAAGATAAAATAGTGGCTTAATGGTATTTTTGGCCCTTAAACTTTTTTTAGAAAAGCAATTAAGTTCCTTTGAACTCATTGCACCCAATTGAGTCTTAAACTTATAAAACAAACTACATTGGCCATTTTGACTAACGATCGATGATTGTAACAGAGTTGACACCACCGTTAAAAGTTCTGACATGGTGTTCTATGCCAACGATAATTGTTGACgtcaacaaaaataaatttttttttttctggaATGAACCTAGATACATATGGAATTCTGTGGAAAACCGTATTCGTTGTATATACAGCTTGGAGGAAGATCTTTCACACCTTTCGAGATCCACCCTACAATATCGggtcaaaaagccaaaataaattattttacccTTGTAAAAAGAAAATAGATTCTTGAACCCCTTTCACACTCATGCCACGTCGAGGTATTGCAGAAgaaaaaatatgcaaaatttgttCCAATTTATCGTAATTGATTAGTTAACATGTTGGTTAACCATATTCTGAAACACGAAAAAAAGTCATTAGCTTATTAAATTATCTATCGAGCCTTAAAAAAGATTCAACAAAAGACAAACAAATTCACTATCCATTTTACGTCAAGCAATACGTAGAGTAACTCCTGATATAGCAGTAAAAGCAAGACGTGTAGGTGGATCGACTCATCAAGTTCCCATTGAAATTGGATCCAGATAAAGAAAAGTACTTACCATTCATTCATTTCAaagcttaatttttttaatttagaaaaatattcttataaattttttaaaaaatatatataattttatttaaaaattacttaaaatttataataatattaaataaaaatcagaaaattcaaaaaaattaaaatttcataataaaaaaaCCATTTAAAAGTTGAGTTCAAAATTCTAGAcaatttttctaaattatataaagttttaaaatatataaagttTAAAAGTCAACTTTTgaatgatttttataattttaaaagttttatttaaattttataaattttaataatgttttaaaaattacaattttaaaaaacaaaaattttaaaactaatctTTGAAAAGAATGAACTAGGACAATCATATATCCAAGTTCATTCCAACAAAAATTTACCAGCCTGGCAGCTTTTCAGCAACTGTGACTGACATGGAGTGCCATGTCTGTATTGTAACAATCAACACTAATTAAAGAACTTATTTAGCCAATTTTATTAATTCATGGCTCAATTGAGTATAAAAAATTTGCAACaacttaattgttttttttttttaatttcaaaggCCAAAAACACTTAAACCTACACACAGTCCATGTCAACTTACTAAGCCATATATACGGTCATGTATAAATAAAGTGTCACATCAATATAAagtaattgtaaaataattaaggGTAAATTATCTCGTTAAACACCCTAAAATAGGGTTGTTCATATTTTGGTtgctttaaattttctttttatcaatttaatcactATCTCTATAAAAATTCTTCAAAATTATCATTAAGTCGTTATCTCATCAACTTATTGCTGATTAGACCTACCACATCATATTTTTTTTCATGATATTTTGTTGAAAATGTtacaaaattttaagttaatcctTAAGTCTCCCCACTATCTTTTTTGTCTTCTCTTCCAATCTCAATACTGAATGAGTATGAGTTTTTTGGCCATTACTTTCCGAGCTCCATCACGGCATAACCACCGCCTTCTTCTCATTGGAACTGAAATGCTCTCAGTTAATAATAAATAAGTCGAGTAaagaaccaaaaattaaaaaagtaaCCAAGGTGTCAAAATGGTTACCAAAAAAATCTGTTAATGAGATAAAGATGGGGTCATcattttaaacaatttttttaaagataataattaaattgaaaaaagaaaatttaaaataatcgGAATAATAACGATtctattttaaaatgaaaagcaTGGTGAGTTAAAAAGCAAAAGTATTATTATTGGAGCAAAAATAAGGAGTGGAATAATTAAGTGTGCGGTAGGATTAATGCTCTACCACAATGTAATTGAAACACGGATTGCGGTGAGATTAAATTAAAAACGAATGGTGTACACGCACTACAACGTGGGTGTAGGGATGCGCAAACCTTGTATCCTGTTTACCCAACTTTGCATGCACAGATAAAAACAATCCACATGTAACTAAAAGGATACATCATATAGATGTTAGTTATTTCCAATTTTCTCCCCTCCTCTTGTGAGCTAACGTTGTCACAATATTCAACAACATCGATATTGAACCGAAATTAGTAATACAACTTGTCcaaagtttttcttttttctatgcACAAGCATATGGCTTGTGACCAGTGAAGTCTGAATTTGAGGTACATTTCAAGTGAATGTGAGACTTTATAACATAAACAAGTATTAAAAAAATTGGGAAAAAGGAACGTTTAAAGACTACATGGACTGTATACGAGGTTTCCTCTTCCTTTAAATGTCATAAAAGAGCTTCTCAAACACTTTCATGTGTTCGGTTTGCAAGGAGATGGCAACTGATAAGCTCCCATCATTGTTTGGACTTGGTAATACGAAAGATAACCCTTCATAAGGAATTCCACCAGGGCCCATAAATATGGGCCTGCCCCACCCGAAATCTGCATCATGGATTGGTAGCCTAACCCAGCTAGTAATCCCAAGGTTCGGACACCTGAAAGTATGAGCACCACGTACAAGTGCAGACAAATCTGGCTGAAGTTCCAGGTAATCAAGGGCTGACCTTAGATATTCATCATCCATCCGAACCAATGCATCATGAATACGGCTCGCAGCGTACCATGTTGGCTTTGACAGTAGATCCCCTGCCACTGCTATTGGGGTAGCAGTGAAGATCACATTCCCAAAGTAACCAGGTGGGAGTGGGGGGCGCAACCTTGCCCTTCCATCAGTGGCAATGTACAGTTTAGTCCCTTGATCATCTTCAAGTCCACGTGCCTTGCAGACTGATCTCCACACATGACCTGACAACATCTCGTATGAACTATAGTTAACATCGTTACCATCTTCCTTGCACTTTGCTTTGAGTGCATTGAGTTGATCCCGAGTCAATTTGAAAATGGAGACTTCTGTGCTTTCAGAACCGGTGGACACGGGTGGAATCTTCATTGCCGGTGGTGGTTGATATTCGATGTGGTGAAACACAGGTTGTGGGGGGTCCCGGGCACGAAGAAGGGTCCGATCAATGAATGGTGGAATTGTAAGGTCAAGACCACGAGCCATATCAGACCATGTGTTGATGAAGTGAAGACCAGAATATCCATCTGCTGCATGATGTTGCATGCCAACACCTAGTGATGCTCCACCACATTTGAAATATGTGACCTGAACGGAGTCGAAGCCAAAAACCACATTTAGATAAACTCCACTCTAACTGTAGGTAAAAGCTTCTTATTACATATTTTGTTTCCAAGGTTCAACAAATACATGCACTAGAGCGTGAAATATAAGTATATTCAATGCTGAAAAATGGGGATTACCCTAACTTCAATTAGATCAAATCCCTGGAAATATACAATTAGATTTGACCCTATTGATCATAAACCTCTGGTTATTAAAGGTCAACCAATTTTGAGCATGCAGGATGCAATTTAATGGATCCTTCTCAAAGATAATAACTACAAGTATGACATAAGTCATTCTTATCCAGGTAAAACTAAAAAGGCTGTTTAACAATCGCTTCAACCTATATCCTTGAATTCAAAGCTGTTTAAGTAGGTAGATCTCAGTTACCACTTTTCATGTTTCAACTAGGGATTTATTAGGTGGTCTGCAACCACCAAAGAACCCTCAGCCTATAATGAACACGTTTACTCAACCTTTTTAGTTGGACCGCATTTATCCATGACCTACAAGATACAGGTTCATCTTTAAATGTGAGCCAAGTATTTCCACCGAAATAGAACTAGGCTTTTGCTAATTACTTCACCCACTCCACTGAGGTTGCTGCATATTCTGTTTTCTCCATAATAATGATCACACCTTCTGGACCTGACTTCCTAAAATATGACCAAATGAAACGTTTCTTCTAAGCATCACCACAGAAGGAAACAGAGTCTCTAAACGCTCATCTACCTAGAATTTTAAACTGTCAAACACAGCATTGAATTGCCTATCTCTTGTCTGCACAGTACCATCTATCATAAGGTTATGCCGGAAACCATGTAATGTTGGGCACATACCCATACATGAAGACTACACTAACTAAACACACCAAATTATGATCCCTCAATCTCAAAATGCCGAATTCTTATGCAGGGCAGGCAACAATAACTATTCAACAACTTAAGAAAGTTATGCTATGAAAAATAATGGTCCATGTATACAAGGTACATAGCTAACATATTCAAACTCAGACTTAGGAAAGATTATTATGTAAACTTACGTTATACAGGATATTCCATGCTCTCTCACATCAAAAGGCCAAAACTAAATGCATAAACACAGTGGGATGGTTGGATGCTGCCCGCCAACTACAACAATTTATTTCCTTCTCTGAACATGACTTTCATTCCACTAAACTTTTACCCTATCAACCAAGCAGGCAGTTGGGACTCGCCCACCAATATAGCTATCTTGTTTAATAGGTAAACCCCAACATAGCAACTTATAAAAGGAATTCTAGGGGTACTGATTGGTGATGTATACTCTTTTTTTGATCTTGCATTTCGTAAAACTTTTATGGTCCTCCTAATTGGTGTTTATAAGTCATGCTTAAGAAAAAAACAAGTCACAGATTGCATTTTTCCGACCCTTGAATAAATTGACACTGGTTTTAGGTTCCGTTTAGATTACACTTTTGCTATTTTGCCTTTTGCATTCTTCTTTTAAATAAAacggaaaaaaaaaaggaagaagaagaaagcaAAAACAAGCAAAGAAATAATTAACCAAACCAAAATAATAAATTCTTTGGGATAAATAAAGTGGTTTGTATTTCATACACAATCCCATCCCATCCCATTTTATGTAAATCTA is part of the Gossypium arboreum isolate Shixiya-1 chromosome 5, ASM2569848v2, whole genome shotgun sequence genome and harbors:
- the LOC108453565 gene encoding shikimate O-hydroxycinnamoyltransferase; amino-acid sequence: MIVNVKESTMVRPAGETPRRSLWNANVDLVVPRFHTPSVYFYRPNGAANFFDPQVMKEALSKALVPFYPMAGRLKRDEDGRIEIDCNGEGVLFVEAETNSVIDDFGDFAPTLELRQLIPTVDYSGGISTYPLLVLQVTYFKCGGASLGVGMQHHAADGYSGLHFINTWSDMARGLDLTIPPFIDRTLLRARDPPQPVFHHIEYQPPPAMKIPPVSTGSESTEVSIFKLTRDQLNALKAKCKEDGNDVNYSSYEMLSGHVWRSVCKARGLEDDQGTKLYIATDGRARLRPPLPPGYFGNVIFTATPIAVAGDLLSKPTWYAASRIHDALVRMDDEYLRSALDYLELQPDLSALVRGAHTFRCPNLGITSWVRLPIHDADFGWGRPIFMGPGGIPYEGLSFVLPSPNNDGSLSVAISLQTEHMKVFEKLFYDI